The segment TCATTTTCAAGGAAATTAGTTTTCTCAACATAAGAAAAACAGCTTTACGAACTGGTTACCTCTTCAAGTCTTCAATGCCGTGGGAAGAACTTacagaggaagaaaaatgtatgatacaTTGACTAGAAAAAAGTCACCATGGAATTGAATGGAATTCTGGTGACATTCCATACCATCGATTTCAACATGTCTTACAAATCTTTACACGAGATGTGAAAAACATATTCGTTAAGGGAGAACAGAAAGCACTGtggttgaaaaattatttgccgaatatgtaagtatttatacattccttcagttctttttttttcatgcttttaatacttcaatttatccacattatttttttaatatttaaattatttttgcttgCACCACCATCTTTCTATTAGAAGAAAACCATCATGTGCCGTCCATAATGCTCTTTCAATAAGAGCAtggttattaaattatttgtctgAAAAATTTAGTCAAGACGaagttgataataattattgaaatgtactatgaaaaaaattattgaataaaatgattttttttagaaaaattaaaattcttacgattatttttttaacttttcaaaaaattttgtacacagttgttattttttattataaaaaaaaaaatatgaaaacttttattattaatttgaaaAGGGATTGAAATTTGTCATCACCTCTTATTTACACGTAGTCAATTTATTagattagtttatttatttacttacaCTAAAACGAAGACAAAGAGCAGAgtaattcaatttaaaaatcatacctaaattttctgaaatattttacaattttttcaacttttctaaaaatttcgTACACCTattgttaaataaaactttgaatttgGGAAAACTCCCGCCAGTGTCCGTCGTAGGTTAACCGTAGCTGACGCGCATGCGCATCAGCTTCAGTTAACCAACGGTCAGCGCTGGCGGGAATTTTCCGGAATTCAAAGTTTTAATTAACGGTGAGGTGTTCATAgttctttaaatttatttttttttataatttttgtaaattttatttacgttTACATGATCTATTATTATCTCATCATCTATAATCCTCGGTAAATtgcgttgttgttgctgtggtcgctgttgctgttgttgctgcggCTGTGGTTgcagctgctgttgctgctgctgatgctgctgatgatgttgctgctgctgctgttgttgttgctgctgttgctgctgctgttgttgctgctgttgatgCTGCTGTTGACTGTCTGTCCTTTTCAATTGTAAAATACCACGTCTCGGTACTGGCCTCGTAAcctctgaaaaaattaaacgaacaaaaaaataaatttattgtataaaaaataatacaaaataaaactaatttactgttaaagcatttttaccTGAAGTCATTGTAGATGTTCCTGGTTTTGgtgacgtctctctctctcctgacttcttcttcttctgctcgtTGCCTTCTTGCTCTGTAAAAATAAGAACAAAttggcattattatttttttttaaattatatcattatattaagttatatcatttttagaataaatttaatatttttaccatttgcttttctcttcatattcgAGGATGTAATCTTAGGAATCCGCTTGAGATCGCGTATACTTTTAACGGATTTGTACGATGCGCAACTGGATGATGTTCCGCTTGAACTGGAGCTCGAACTAGGGCTCGAGTGAGACCGTCTTCTTCGTGTCGCCGAGGATTGCCGAGGCTGCTCAGCCGTCGGTGATCGCCGAGGCTGCTCAGCCATTGGGGATCGTTCAGACGAGTTGGCAGCTGGGGATCGCTGCGGCGGGTCAGCTGCCGGAAATCGACAAAACGGGTCAGCCACTGGGGATCGCCGAGGCGGGTCAGCCACTGGGGATCGTCGAGGCGGGTCAGCCACTGGGGATCGTCGAGGCGGGTCAGCTGCCTGCGATCGCCGCGGTGGGTCAGCAGCCGGAGATCGATGAGGCAGGTCAGCCGCCGGCGATCGACGCGGCGGGTCAGCTGCCGGTGATCGCCGCGGCGCCAATTGTTGCAAAGCAGCATTCGGTGGTTGCAGCACtacaacattaaaaaaattcaaataaattaattaaaaacttaaaaaattcgTGACTTTAAAGTGGAGTAATAAGAAAATTAACTTACATGTTTCTACTATGTCCATGGCCCAGGACACGTAGTCTAGCATCGTCAGGAGAGTCGGTGCGTTGGCGATCAGCCAACCTATACGCTCGTGAGCATCCTGTAGACTTCGTCGGCTCCGAGAAAGCTGCATTGATGAACTTTTCTTCGAAGACATTTTCTTGACAGCTTGCAAAAAAACCTGTGACTGACTCCGGTGTATCTTGAGGGGTTATTTATACTCGAAAACAGGAGCAtacttttcattattttgcCGAAAATCCTCTGATTTGCTGAGCTTCTTTTCCCACTACTTTCCTGAAAAGTCCTCTAATTGGAGAAAAATGTTCCTCCCTTAATTTCAAAAACACCTCCCTTGACCATGCTCCTCCCtgtcaaataaaaaattcacttGCCTTCGTGAGATAATCTATGAGAACTTTTGCAGAccttttccaaaaaataattgattttcacCGTGGGTAGCGAAACAAAAAGATAGGTCTTGCCAGCGGGTGTAATTTCTAGATTCCTGCGGCCCTCTTCGGTCACTCGTCAAAAGCTAAAAGCCTTTACAACGTTCATCTCTGCAGGTATCTGCGACACTCACGCATTTTCGTCCACTGCTagcgaaacgaaaaaaaagggaGGGGTATATGCATAAAACTTATCGGTGCCTCTGCATCTTTTTTGGGGATTTCCTGCAGGCCTCTAGGAAACTCGTCAAAGTCAGTACGACGTGTTAATCTGCCAAAAGGACTATCATGAAACCCATCAGTCTTGGTGCATACCTCTAGGTTACTCGTCAATCACTATAAGTATTGTTTGTCGTTCTCTAGTCCTATCAGCTCATGTTCATCTTCGGGCTCTCTGCAGACCTATCAGTCTGAGTGCATTTTTGTGACCATTGTCTCTACGCCACTGCGCGGATCTCTGGAAGGAAAACTGCCTAGCTTTTCTGGGAAAGCTAATTGggaacactctgagaggagagggggtgttttagtatgcctatgttttggtatgcctatagcaTATCTGCTCATAAGTGGagaaatcgtaaatatattatatctcttacaaaaattaacttaattatccactgactttgaaaaattatgatcgaGCGTACgatttatgttataattttttgcaagagacaaaatatatttacgattcctTGACTTTGgtaggaatatttgtaacaataaaatcaagttctatgatttttttggcgatgacccaagtgacgcaatttatttttataagcaaatatgtatttaaataatttatcactaagctttgttgttgcttcattatgaatTAAtgtaataaacttgactttggttgattgatctcagttcttttttatctgttatttcgttgctgaATATAtgaaactcgcctaaccttttacttttttagaaGTTAATTGTCTCTGCAGTTAATCATCTGCAGtttataacgtttttttttcaatttttttcacttttctttttcgttaggaattgaagatatcgttatcatttaatataaaagtaaatatcgtattATGTATTGCATTTTTGTACAGAATACAAATGCTACGATTTTTATAATctcacaatttacattattttataaatgtaaaattaaaaatgtttaataaatattattttttgttagattttgttaatataattaatactgtcatcaaataattacaaagagtttcaaaacattttttaatatttaaaatttatttctattttattctataattttaaaaccggTCCTGTGTAttagtagctataactactttcATAGAATGTTGTCTCTATTGAATGTATGCatttatactcgacggtaTTAATTCTTATAAAACGTTTCCGAAGTCGTGCTTTTGAGTGGTTAGAATTTATTAATCTGGCAATCTTATTGGAGcgtttcaaaaacgttccacaagaattgtctaccatcgagtgtacatctaatatttaacagtatatttaataatgacacttCAAATAATTAAGGGGATGGCGGCGCAAAAGCTTTGCAAATCCACCACggagtattttgtattttcaatcttctagaaaaacagaaagtctgatcgaatttttctttcggtagaacgattcattaaacttaacactacggcgctacagacacGGTTATTCATTtgaaagctttatttaaaaagttttatgtaaaattagattttaaggttggcgCTGCAATCGCATGAGTACGACGAAGTACGCGTAAACCAGTTGTTAGCAACATATGTCTCAGCGAGCTGCTCAAGCTGCCTTTGAGGGGACGCGGACGCGGTTTTCGCGCAGCGAACGGCAGCCAGCCTGGATTTCTAACTCCAGGACCCAGAGACTTCACAGGCACAGGCTTCAAGGGGTCATCCACTCTTGTACCCGGATCACGCAGTTTTAACCCGTACGATTGGAACGATGATGTAAATACTAACTTGTACAATGATCTGCCTCCATACAAAGATTGGCGTCGGGAATCCGCTGAACGTCTCGGAAATAAGTTTGATGTTTTAAGACTGCCTAAAGATATGGATGTAAGTAAACGATTTTCTGAATATGATCTAATACGATTAAGTAAATTGAATCATTCCAGGTCAGGGAACTTGTCTAACAAAAACATGAACGACACGAAACTAAAACAATCTAACATCACGCGAACATACAAGTTAAAGCTCgacttatttaatttaattatttaaagtCATTGATTTTCTCGAATCAAACTCGCTTATCTCACCCTTGCAGTCAGGCTTCAGAAGTAGCTACAGTACTGAAACTGCCTTATATTCTTAATATTCATAAACAGTATTATATCTGTGTTAAAAACATTGTAAATCATCATGCATTCTTTTGCGGATGATTTGCAATTCTATATTCAATATCATCCTTTGTAACTTTGCAGATACAGCGGCTAAAATTAATGAAGATGATAATTTCGTTGTAGCATGGACACGCGATAACGGTTTGCTTCTAAATGTAGTTAAAACAAAGGCTATACTCATTGGAACTGTCCAGCACCAGATGCGAACAAATCCGGATTCGATCCCTCACATCTAAGTTGATGGATCTATTATTCCATTGATAGATAGCGCCAAAAATCTTGGCGTAACCTTTactaaaacaataaatattagaaCTCCTCTCCATAATGTAAAATTAGTTGAAATTGGAAAACAAACGTAGGAGGATAACCCTTggtttttcagaaaataaacACACAAACTATTAATGTATAATCATTGGCAACGTTTCGTCCAGGGTGAGGACCTCTTCAAGCCTTTATTtgagaaaaacagaaaaaattaagatataaatgtataaaaatattttttacaatatgtatagaaataatataaactttgttgttatacaataattaaataattcatgGTCATAccataataataaactatataatatCACAAACCGAGACACAAAGGTCTCGATAGTCGTATACTTTTTCTCAGTCAGTAGAAGTCAAATATAGAACAAGTATACATAAGATACACACGCAGTACGGAGATACCCGAGGATACCCAAGCTCACTTATTCACGCACACATGGACGGCCATACGCAATACatagaaatttcaaaaagaGAGAGATTACGCAGTAAGCGAatccaattttttaaatatttactcaatttattatattgtttACTAATCATGTTAAAATCTTCTTGTTTATTGATATTATTgttgttaatattaataaaaatactttctgAAATcaatcttttaaaattatttggttcattatctaaaattttatattttcgaaatCAAAACtatgtgaaaaattatttatatgtgTGGGGATGGgtaatattttatctaaagACGTTTTTTTTATGCTGATCTAttctctttttcaaatttctcttAGTCTGGCCTACATAAGTAGCATTACAATCATTGCACGAAATCTCATACACAACATTGGTCTCACACCATTTATCAAGCTTATTCTTTCTTAACTTAATAACAACACACTTAATTTGTTCGATATACGAGGTACAATTGTATACCCATATTTTTTAAAGGAAGACTTACatgtaaaaaatagtttttcatGAAACGGACATGACATTTCTAACAGTAGGTACCTCATTTCTAATACTCTACTAAATGAGGTACATACATTGTGTAACATGCAGTTAGATTCATATTTCATATGAAGAAAGATTCCTCCCTTGAACCCTtctacaataaattaaattagctTTGCCTATCACAAAGACGTAACTCTTTCCTCGAACTAGCTCTTTACAAAGTTTTCACGCGAAATAAACCGAATTATCTAGCCGAGCATTTCCCCAAGGTCACTGACGAGTTACGTCGTTCAGCACGGAATGTTTCCTCCGCTTTTGTTATTCCGCTTGCTACGGTGGAATTATATAAACGCTCCTTTAAAATATGAGGAATGCATTTTTGGGACTCACTACCAATTAATATTCGTTTGAGCAAGTCgcttaaaatctataaaagtCGCTTGTACGAGTATTTGCGCACTTGTCCACAATCATATGTAAGTAGCTGATTAAATGTTATATTTAGTTTAGAATAACTATATTAATTTTTggtttttatatattttatatgttgTTTTGTTAAAGAGAGCGTGAGAGCAAATGTTTTcctcgtttatttttattttattaatctaCAAGATCGTATATTCTATTGTAATTTGCATATATACGATTATAAGCTTTATAACGTTTGCTTAAGGGGGAACACCacctttaaaattaaaatcataatttttcattaaaaatttataaatacttatataaatgaaccaaatttttattactattcttagacataattacctttattttgatggttttagaccttctatatacctctataatacctacgtatagtagggagtccataattcacttaccgtaagattccaaaggaacgaatggcccaaatgagctcaaactctaggatattgtttaaaagtacattagttatggtatcaatgaggggatttggtttaaatttcatagaaaaagttttataagcatattactaatttttttatcaatttttgattaattttaacataaccatcatgtaactttttttctgcatATATTTTCCACGTCATAGGTCATGTTGGCCAGAACGTTAATAAACAGTTTTCAATCAATCTAACGTATCAAATCGGTATCTCTCTACTAAAGGACGGTATGAAACAACGTACGGTGCCAGCTCATCTGCACCGGCAACAGCAGCCGCTTCATTTTCGGTAGCAAGCCGTTTGCGAAGGGCTGGTATTACCAGACCCCGCCTCACACGACCCTACGAGTCATCACCGTGGTACATCTGCCCTTATTGGACGACGCCGGTGGGGCTACCCTGAGACTACAACCAAGACCACCATCAGATTTCGCCGTCCCTACACCACCACCAGAAAAGAAAGGAAGGATGACGCTAGGACCACTTCCCCACCAGCGGATGCAGCGAGCCTTACTGAATCGCAAAAACTCCAGAGCCATACGAGCCAGGGTTATCCAGCGGGAACTAGAGAGAAGAAGCGAGAGGTCTGTCGTAGCGAAAAAGAGAGCGCGGGACGCCTCGCTCCTCGAGCCACCTCCGATACCTTCCCCTCTGTCTATAGACGGCATCTTTCAAGCCGTCTATAAAGCAGCaaaggaggaagaaaaagccATGACCGACTTTGAGGCCTTCATGGACGGggaaattttctttaaaatttcttttcctATCGCCTTTctgtgatattttttttagagcaCTAACGCTAATttagtttagttttagaaAACAAATGATTCTTTTATGtctgttaaatttttttgtttgttatttttaGATTAGATTTAAGGATGagataataaacatttttgtacatttataacaaaacaaaaaaaaattacatgttCTCTGTTGCTATCCTCTTATCCATCtgctttttcaaataaaaaaaatttttcctttGTTCTGCTAGTCTCAGCATcgtctaaaaatttttttttgagggCATTGAGACGGAAGGCCTCATCTGGGAGATAACTTGCTGATTCTAGTAAGTAAATAGTCTACCTTAGCGTAGCTATATGACGTGCGAACATATATCATTGGAGAGAGAATGCTATGGGTATATTACGAGCTCCGGAGCCAGTGGTGAGCATTGATGACCTGGCTCTCACACTGAGCACTTGACGAAGGGCAGTTCTCGTTATTTGCTCCAGTTTCCTCCATTTCGCGCTCAtgcaaatttcaaaattttctttctcaaaATATATACTTTACATATttgaaaactgcatcgcttaTATCTCCAGCTTTCTCACAATAGCGGACGGATTAgataattttcaattcaacGAGCGGATATATACTAGACAAATGCACGTGCTCCTATATTCAATTAGCTATGCGAGCCATGTGAAAGAAGGATATGAAGGTCGagaaataaagagagagatttaattatatacatataatgtaattgatttgaaataatttatatctatcaaacaaaaatttctttGATAAAGTCATAATTAAAGTAACAACAATTCTGATATTAAGATATATATAACTTCAAAGGAAACTACatgcaaagaagaaaaattggCAGCATCCGACTATCCCACGTAACAGGTGTTAATGAATGGACAAAGTTATTGATATTGATTTGAGCCAAAAGTTTTGTAGTTTTTTGGCccaaaaatcagttttttctaCGTCAAAAATGCTCAAAAGCTTGTTTTTAAAAGTTGGTGTATCGAACTTTGTTCATGttagattaataaaaatatttattctttattttttagctTTAATCGAAACCTAGTGCGCAAGAAACTTTTGCAAGTTACCCCATTATTTAACAGTTTTTTGcattatttcattaaaaaatgtataaaaattgcTAAAAATTTAGGtatcttcctcttttttttatacttaataTGGGtgcaaaatttaagaaaatattacaatgaaataaaaaagttgaaaaagtttaaatattTGGTAGAACCCCAccttaaatttatttcatattgAACTTTTTATGATAGATGATTCTAGAATTTGAGCTCGACTTCCACGTCGTACAACAGGTAATATTTGACGAAAATCTCCTGATAATATGACTACTATTCCTCCAAATGGTTCTACTGAATTATGCaaatgattaaataatttatcgattGTATCATAGCATCATACGcatattttaatacttttattgtttttggAAATTTTCCATAATTTGAATTGGGACTTACATTACTTGTTGATATTTCTGATAAATTTAATGGTAAGTTAAATGTTGTATCAACTGTTTTACCTCCATGTAACAAATTTGCGGCTATACCAGTCGAAGCTACAGATATAACTGAAATTTGATGATTATTAAGATATGAAATTAATATACTgtgtaaataacttttttttctgatCCTTTGGGACCATCcacaaaatcaatttttaagtttttctaTCAGAATGTATTACTTTTATAaccttgttaaaaatatcacATTGTCTCTTAAGTGAGTGAATAATGTTCGAATCATATGAAGGTGCTAATGGAGTAGTTTCGCAATCATTAgagtaattgaaaattttaatagttttGTCACTTTAAGGTAAATCATAATCACGTAACGTTATTCCAtgtgaaattaaaatattattaattttctttaaacaaGTTTGTTCTGCAATTTCATCATTTAATTTAGGatcaaaataagttttatatttattgtatagtTCTTTAGCATTGCAAGgatgataaaatattaaaataaaagaattgtaACGGTCCGGACTTATGTACTCCGCGAGCGACGCGCGAGAAATGCGAACGCGAAAAAGTCCCAAAAAGGGAGTATATCAAAAAAGTGATCAACGCCGAACCAATCAGCGAGCAGCAGCGTCGGCGCACTGGAGGGGGAAGCGCACGGCAGTGGCTCTGCGCAGTAGTTCCTCAGGGGATAAAAGGCGCCTCAACCAGCTCTTCAGCCTCATTCGCTCGACCGAGCTCGAACGGGATGGAGCAATAGGGCTCCCTCTTCAAGTAGAATTCGGCCAGAGCAATATTTTTGTGCGCGAGTTGAGGCACTTGCAATACGGTCAGTTCCTTATACTTGCagttttaaatcaaattaaattttcattaaaacgtATAGAACAATAAAACTATATGCCtctcatataaatatatattttaaaatttttttattttaatatctgTGTAGTACGACTTCAGAGGCAATACGTCCTCTGAAGGTCAACTATACAAAACTTTTGTCAAACGGAACACTCTAGAGACGTTACGTCTCAGAAGAGAGCTCCGATTAAGACGAGTAGCTTAAACAGTAATACAGCTGTTTGagtgaaaatcttttttaaacgaatgAAAACATAATTCTCTTTTCAGGTATATTAGCTTTGACTACAATACGTTAGTCAACGACGAAATACTAACAATCGCttacattataaaatttttgtctCTAGAATATTTCAAGGGCATTACGTCTCTGAAGAAAATTCTAGATAAGGAGAGTAACCTAAACAGTAATATATCTGTTTAAGtgaaaaacttaaaataaaattcaaacacAAAATTTACTTCTAGCTATATTAGTCTTGGCTACAATACGTTAGCCAAGTACGAAATACTAACAACGCATAAGTCaaataataagaagaaattCAAATACCACGACATCC is part of the Nasonia vitripennis strain AsymCx chromosome 1 unlocalized genomic scaffold, Nvit_psr_1.1 chr1_random0002, whole genome shotgun sequence genome and harbors:
- the LOC103317382 gene encoding circumsporozoite protein-like, which codes for MFLVLGSSETVFFVSPRIAEAAQPSVIAEAAQPLGIVQTSWQLGIAAAGQLPEIDKTGQPLGIAEAGQPLGIVEAGQPLGIVEAGQLPAIAAVGQQPEIDEAGQPPAIDAAGQLPVIAAAPIVAKQHSLLKLPLRGRGRGFRAANGSQPGFLTPGPRDFTGTGFKGSSTLVPGSRSFNPYDWNDDVNTNLYNDLPPYKDWRRESAERLGNKFDVLRLPKDMDVRELV
- the LOC116416250 gene encoding ataxin-8-like; the encoded protein is MTSEVTRPVPRRGILQLKRTDSQQQHQQQQQQQQQQQQQQQQQQQHHQQHQQQQQQLQPQPQQQQQQRPQQQQRNLPRIIDDEIIIDHVNVNKIYKNYKKK